CGTGCCCTGGATGCTCCACACGATGCTGGGCCGAGGGTGCCCCGAGGCTTCACAGGACAGATTCAGCACCGAGTTCTCCTTCACCCACATCTTCTTCTCCCTTAATGCCATCCACGGGGGCCCTGCGTGAGGGCAGGGCGGGTTAAGACAGCACACTCTGCCAGCCCGCCACCCACTCCCGCACTAGAGTGCCCCAGGGCAACAGGTGATTTCTGGCCCCCAAAGAGCTTGAAAACACTGACCAACTCAAGGGCCTCACCAAAAATGGCCACGTTGACCAGCTGGGAGCGGTTCAGGCCGGGAACGCTGGGCACAGAGGCCAGGCAGCGGTAGCCTCCCCCTTCCTCCCGTTTCAGGTTGTGTAACTGGAGCGCCTGCCCCTTTGCCAGTAACTTGCCTGTCTGGGGTGAGAGACGGGTCAGAGGTCACTCCCAGGCCCACCCATCCCCCCATAGCTCTGGGCCCACCTGGGTACCTTTTCTCTCAGCCACTGGAACTGAAGGTCCTGGTTGCTCTCGGCCTCACAGTTCAGAGTGAGGCTGCTGCCCTCCTGGCTCTCAGGGGCTGCGGGGCTCACCCGGACATCAGACACATCTGGGGGTGCAGCAGTGGGGtcaggcagggcagggcagatTGGATTCCCTCTtgccccagcctggcccccctgtcctgggcccccagcccctcACAGTTCACCACCAGCTCCTGTTGGTCACTCTGCAGCGATGTCGTGGTCTCCAAGTCCAGGCCCTGACATTCATAGCGGCCACTATGCTCCTTCTGGGCGGGATCCAAGACCAGGACCCCGTTGTCATCTGTcctctcttcctccatctcccTGGTGTGGAGGTTCTGGGAGAGGATGAAGGCATGATCAGAGCGGACCTCCAGCCATTCCTGCATGCCCGCCTCCACCCAGAACAGAGGGTTCCGCACCTGCTTGATGATGCTGAAGGGGGGCTGGGGGTTGCCATCAGCCAAACACCTGATTTCCACACGGTCCCCCTCCTTCAGCATCCCCTCAGGCTCCACTTCCAACCACACTCTCTCGGCCGGGTCTGCACAGGCAAAGGGGACAGTCCTCAGCCCAAGAGCGGCCTCTGCGCCAGGAGGGCAGAAGCTTGCAGGACTCAGCCCCACTGTGAAGAGTCGGTACTCACAGAAAACAGGGACGGTGACCTCCTTAGATTCCTTCATGTGGTTCCCGCTGGGCAGCCGGTAGCTGAGCTCACAGTAAAACTGGGCATCTTTGTCCTCCTTGGACACCTGTGCCTGCAGAACGCTGCGCAAGGTAAACAGACCATTCGACTCCTCCGTCTGGGATGACTGGATGTGGACCCctgggcagggaggaaggggagaagggttCGGTGGGTCTCAGctccacctccatccccaccctgtGGTGTCCTGAGTCGGGGAAGGAGTGGCAGGGGAGCCGCTGTAGAGGGCCATGGATCCTTATGAATGCCACCTGTAGCTGTTCAACCCAGCTATTTACTGCTTGTTATCTACCCTAAACACACATGGGCACTCATACAAGGGTGTGTGCAAATAATACTgcagtgatttaaaaataaagagaaaacactcTGGATGTCTACTAACCAGAATGAATGGTGAGCTAGACCATATTATagctatattatatattacattatagCTCAGCCATGTGAAGTGCTGGGCAGTAGGTAAACGATCAGGTAGATCTAAACAGAGCGATCCAGCAAGATTTCCGGGACTTGCTGTCAAAAGGGAAACAGTGTAGGGCAGGCCGTGCCCTTCAGATCAGGGTTTCTCTACCTCAGCACTGAGATTTGGAGCCAGAAGTACTCTGTGCCCTGTGGGATGTTTACAGCATCCTTGGCCTCACTAACCCCCCCCCACCAGATGCCAGTTGCATCTCTCCATTTTCAACAACCAAAAATATTTCCAGACACTGCCAAGTGTCCCAGAGGAGAGCAAGATCAGCCTTAGAAGAGAACCACTGATTTaagtaataaaaaacaaaaccctatatAGTCCTAGATATATTTACATGTGTGAGTAAGGACCTAGAAATAGGCTTGAAAGAACACATGCACACTGGCAGCAGAGATATTTCTGGGAGGGGGGTCTGGGGCAGGAAGGAAATTTTCCTTCTAGATTTTCTGAAAAGTTTGAACTCTAATGATAATATTTTCATGGATGGCTTGTgtacttgaaaaaagaaaagtgcaaGAGTGATTCCCCTGGCCGTCCAGTGATtaaagactccgtgctcccaacgcaggggtcatgggtttcgttcctggtcggggagctaaggtCCGGCATGCCTCACCGCAAAGGAAAAGTGCAAAGTGGCCCCCATACAGTGCCACAAGCACGGCTTCTAAGGGCAGAGAGGGTGACTTACGGTTCTTCTCCTCCTTCAGGGACTGGCCGTTCTTGTACCAGGTGACTTGAGGAACAGGGTACCCATTCCTTCCGACACAGGTGGCAACCTAAGGAGGACAGGGTGTGAGTCTTCCTAACTCTGTGACCCGGCCAAGCTACCCTCTCTGAGCTCCTGCCTACCCGCCTCCCCCAACCCCGGGCCACCCCAGCAGACCTCACCTCCACAGGCTCCTCACTGTTCACAGAAATGCCCAAGGTATTGACCTGGATGCTTGGCTCCTCCGGAGCTTCTAcaagggagagagatggggaggCGTGTGGGCCCACCGCTTCCCATGCCCCACGCTGCCCACAAGGCACGGACAGGGCACTCACTGTAGACACGGAGCCGGATGCGGTGCTCCTGAGCCCGGCGCTTGCCCTGGCACGTGAAGATGCGGTCATCGTGGGGGGTGACGCCGGTCAGGACCAGAGTAGTCCCTTTGTCCTGGAGGCTGAGCCGGTTGTGGTACTCCCCAGGCTCACTCTGGCCCTGGCCCTGACGGACACGGAAGATGAGCATCCGCTTCTCCTTGTGGACCTGAGCGGAGGCAGCAGGGCGGGGGTGAGGGTCCTGGGGTTACATGAAGGGCAGGGCCTCCCGCCCCTGCTGCCCTCTTCTGCACTCACAGAAAACCAGTCCACGTGGCTGAGGTTGCCCTGGGCGTGGGAGAGGCCACACTTCAGAAGGGCTGTGTGGCCCACTTCCACCTCCACCAGTTCGGGCTCCGGCTGCTCGGCCTCTCCGGGCACACCTGggggggtcgggggggggggCACCAGCTGCTGAGTGAGCTCCAGCTGCTCACCATGCCCTTCACTCACACCCGCTTGCAGCAGCTGTTCTCTCTGCCACTTCAATGAGGGTTCGAAGGGCACGCTGTCCTCTCTAAGCCTCAACCACTCTGTATGATCCCCAACCTGGGGAACGGCCCTCTCCTGGCTCAAGGGAGCTGGGGATGGACATTTCTGGTCACTAGAGCAGAGACCCTGAGCGCCAGGAACTCCCAGATGAGGCTGGCAGAGGGTGGGCCAAGAGGAAGGCCCCTTTCCTTccaggccccctcctccctgGGTGAGCTCAGAGTGAGGGAATGCAAGGCATGTGCCAGGCCCAGGCACACAGGCCCTTTTTGTCCCCACACCCAGGGTAAGACATCACTACTCTACCCTTTGCCCCCCAACGCCCCCCCGTAAGACCCCAATGGACAACCCTGGTCAGGAGACCCCTATCTCCTACTCCGTAAGCAGCACCTCTGTGAATTCCCACACTCTCAGGGGACCCCATCCTGGGAGTCTTGTGAGTACAGGATGGGTCAGAGTCATGGAGGGGCCAAAATCTATCCCTGGGGTCGGGGGCAGGGGTCAGGGCAAGGGCCAGGCAGTGGGCAAGAGTGACGTCAGCGGTGCCAGTGTCCTGCCCGCCCCACAAGGAGGTGATGTCACTCCATACCATCTGGTTGGACTCGGGTGCCTGGGTGGTTGCCCTGAGCTGGCTCCCATACAATGAGGGCAGATGGAGTGGTCTTCAGCCCAGAGCAAAAGCCTCAGCTCCCTGACTCGGTTTCCCCAGCGCTAGAAgaagggggcagggtggggctggACCTTCTGCAGCACTGGAGCCCCATGCAGCCCTTTCCCCTCCATCCCCCATAAAGGTTTTGAAGGCAGCAACCGAGGGTACCCCAGGGACACTGTTGGCATGGGCACGAAGCCATGGCATTGGGTATTGCCCAGACCTCCCCTTTCCCAGCCAGCCAGCGGCTAGAACTCGGGAAACAGAGCCAAGAGAAACGAGCGACACCACTGCGGCCATACAAGGGTAGGGTGAGCTCGGGAGCGCCCAGCTCCTAGGCAGTTTCAGAGAAAAATTCCGAGGTGCAGGGGCCCTTTTCCCACCTGAATCTGGTCCCATTCCGGGAGGTGTAACAAGTCTGGGGCGCTCGCACTCTGGGACTCCACGATCCCTAGTCCCTGCCACCTGTGACCCCGTCACCCGGATAGGCGCGAGGGGACCCACACGGCGCTCCAGCCTTTGCCAACGCCCTGGCAGGGCGGGAGCCGCCGTTCCTCCCCCTCTCGCTCACCTCTAGCCTGGCTCGAAGCCCAGGCGGGAGAGGGAGGGGTCGGTGCACCCCTCCAGCTAAGAAAGCTGCGTTTTCCAGCAACAGGCGGGCGCGGAATTCAGGATTTGGGGATGCGCTGTAGCTGCCCCTCCCGCCAAGGCTCCAATCacgctccccgccccccgcccccgagaAAGTACCTGAAGGAAAGCTCTCCCCAGAGCCCGAAGGGACTCTACTCCGCCCCTTCCCGCTCCAGGCAGCAGCCCCCTCCCCGTCTCCCCAGTCCTGCTCCCGGGATGGTCTGGAACAGAGGCTGCAAACTGGCCACAAAGAAGAGTTGTACGCGCGCAAGGCGCCGGGTGCCGGGGACCCCGAGAGGAGGAGCGCACGCCGCCGCGCAAAGCCCCGGCCCCCGCCGGGATGCAGGCTCTGTTCCCGGGCACGCTCCGCCGAAGACCGCCCGGCCGGACCGTTCGGGGTGCGGGGCCCCATTGAGCTCACTCACCCGCGGCGCGGCGAGAACAGCAGCAGACGGCGAGCAGGAAAGCGCAGATGAGCCCGGACCGTCCCATGCTTCCCGGCCGGAGGGCGAGAGCCAAGTGAGGGAGCGTGCGGCCGCCGGGGGCTGACGtcaggggggcgggggagggggcccgGGCGCCCGGGCCGCCCGCCACGCCCCGCGCAGCCCACCCCCCGCCCGGCGCGCCGCAGCCCTAGGGGGCGGGCCCGGCGCCGAGATGCCCGGAGCTGCGCCGCCGAACAGCGCGGCGCGGGGTTAGGCCGGAGCCTTCCTCCCAGCCCCCCGCTAGGGAACGGACAGGGGGCGGTGACAGGTGTCTCCGAGGCGGCTGCAGGGAGAAGCTGGCCCGGATGCTGGAGTCCCACCGGGTCAGACCCCGCTTAGCCCCAGCCAGCCCTTGTAGCCCTGGGGGACCTCCTGGCGGAGGAGCCACTGGCAGGTCCTTCGTGTCCTTGATGGGGACCTCGCTCCCTTTTAAGCTCTTCTGCCCGCCGCCTCCTCCACTCCCCCGGACCTCTGCCCCAGAGAAATCGGGCTTCCCAGAACGGTTGCACCACTGCTGCGGCCGGAGGCCTGGCACTGCCCCCAAGCCTTGCAGTCCTGGCCGCTTTGAGGGAAGAACCCTGGGCCCAGGGCCCACAGAGCCAGAGGTATCTGTACTGGGGAGCGCGCTAAGGGTGGTCCCTTCCCCCCCAGCTCCTGCAAGTCTCAGACcagaggaagcagggaggggcTGAATTCACAGGCCCGAAGTTGTCACACTTGTCCCACCGAGCCTGGATCTTGAGGTTTCTGCTTCTTCTGGCTTCACTTACTGAACCCAACCTGGGACTCATTTTCCCCTgagtgaagaaaagagggagaaaaatgaGTTAATGGGCACAAGGTCTCCAGCTTGCTCCCTCTATACCTGTTGCTGTTTGCTGAGGGTTAAAGGGACCCCCTGCAGTAGGGCTCTGGCCCCCCAGCAGCTGAGGGTGGGGGGTTTGGAGGAGGAATCAGAACTGACTCCAGGCTGCCCTGCCCAAGTGGAATCTGTCCCAGCGAGGCAAGGGGACCTGCATCTCCCCTTATTTCCAATGCCTGGGTCT
This portion of the Bos taurus isolate L1 Dominette 01449 registration number 42190680 breed Hereford chromosome 15, ARS-UCD2.0, whole genome shotgun sequence genome encodes:
- the MCAM gene encoding cell surface glycoprotein MUC18 precursor, coding for MGRSGLICAFLLAVCCCSRRAAGVPGEAEQPEPELVEVEVGHTALLKCGLSHAQGNLSHVDWFSVHKEKRMLIFRVRQGQGQSEPGEYHNRLSLQDKGTTLVLTGVTPHDDRIFTCQGKRRAQEHRIRLRVYKAPEEPSIQVNTLGISVNSEEPVEVATCVGRNGYPVPQVTWYKNGQSLKEEKNRVHIQSSQTEESNGLFTLRSVLQAQVSKEDKDAQFYCELSYRLPSGNHMKESKEVTVPVFCEYRLFTVGLSPASFCPPGAEAALGLRTVPFACADPAERVWLEVEPEGMLKEGDRVEIRCLADGNPQPPFSIIKQVRNPLFWVEAGMQEWLEVRSDHAFILSQNLHTREMEEERTDDNGVLVLDPAQKEHSGRYECQGLDLETTTSLQSDQQELVVNCEGLGAQDRGARLGQEGIQSALPCLTPLLHPQMCLMSG